One genomic window of Eleginops maclovinus isolate JMC-PN-2008 ecotype Puerto Natales chromosome 12, JC_Emac_rtc_rv5, whole genome shotgun sequence includes the following:
- the ciz1b gene encoding cdkn1a interacting zinc finger protein 1b isoform X3, whose protein sequence is MVKQQRRTDRSFDPAAGSSVPRVRFPAACPVPRRSSGTTEEERGDPGAARGSAETKRPRLEGGTEEAPAIRERAPGSCDQPGGESCSPADGVSCRPSPPDQQGAAELSEGVRSLKVTIQQRSESRAFRQTDGSAERQTDGLRCHVCRLTCRSLEVFQEHMAGSEHLKKLKEMTHSISLNTHTLQDRGRRPDSQRWCNACQTHFSGDVVIHRRTKQHKTCKQLCRPFCPVCKCPFRTPRKFVEHMKSAEHKEQVQVQLQEAQEEELITVDAVGCFQEEEEEEEEEEEGEEGEEGVEVAKEEGDGAAGKEEAAGVVKAEVEETQEYDPKTIYGSSFVLPVSGFLCRLCNKFFLSEMSARHTHCRTHTHFLNLQSFTAGGAGEDAPS, encoded by the exons ATGGTCAAACAGCAGAGGAGAACGGACAG GAGTTTTGATCCGGCTGCAGGGAGCAGCGTGCCGCGGGTTCGATTCCCCGCCGCCTGCCCGGTTCCCAGGAGAAGCTCCGGCACCAccgaagaagagagaggagaccCGGGAGCAGCTAGAGGTTCAGCAGAGACTAAGAGGCCCAGACTAGAGGGGGG aacgGAGGAGGCTCCGGCCATTAGAGAGAGAGCCCCGGGGTCATGTGATCAGCCGGGAGGGGAGAGCTGCTCCCCTGCAG ATGGAGTTTCCTGCAGACCGTCTCCTCCGGACCAGCAGGGCGCAGCAGAGCTCAGCGAG GGTGTGAGGTCACTAAAGGTCACGATCCAGCAGCGCAGTGAGAGCCGAGcgttcagacagacagacgggtcggcagagagacagacagacggactcCGCTGTCACGTCTGTCGCCTCACCTGTCGCTCTCTGGAG gtgTTTCAGGAACACATGGCGGGATCAGAGCACCTGAAGAAGCTGAAGGAGATGACACACTCCATCagcctcaacacacacacactgcaggacag GGGGCGTCGGCCCGACTCTCAGCGTTGGTGCAACGCCTGTCAGACTCACTTCAGCGGTGATGTCGTCATCCATCGACGGACCAAACAACACAAG acgtGTAAGCAGCTGTGCAGGCCCTTCTGTCCGGTGTGTAAATGTCCCTTCAGGACTCCTCGCAAGTTTGTGGAGCACATGAAGTCTGCAGAGCACAAGGAGCA GGTGCaggtgcagctgcaggaggcgcaggaggaggagctgatcACTGTGGACGCTGTGGGCTGCttccaggaggaggaggaggaggaggaggaggaggaggagggggaggagggggaggagggggtagAAGTAGCTAAAGAAGAAGGAGATGGTGCTgcaggaaaagaagaagcagcaggagtAGTGAAAGCAGAGGTTGAG gAAACTCAGGAATATGACCCTAAAACCATATATG gaAGTAGTTTTGTGCTTCCTGTTTCTGGCTTCCTGTGTCGACTGTGTAACAAGTTCTTCCTCAGCGAGATGTCAGctcgacacacacactgcaggacgcacacacacttcctcaaCCTGCAG agcttCACAGCGGGGGGGGCAGGTGAGGACGCTCCCTCCTGA
- the ciz1b gene encoding cdkn1a interacting zinc finger protein 1b isoform X1 has product MVKQQRRTDRSFDPAAGSSVPRVRFPAACPVPRRSSGTTEEERGDPGAARGSAETKRPRLEGGTEEAPAIRERAPGSCDQPGGESCSPADGVSCRPSPPDQQGAAELSELQGVRSLKVTIQQRSESRAFRQTDGSAERQTDGLRCHVCRLTCRSLEVFQEHMAGSEHLKKLKEMTHSISLNTHTLQDRGRRPDSQRWCNACQTHFSGDVVIHRRTKQHKTCKQLCRPFCPVCKCPFRTPRKFVEHMKSAEHKEQVQVQLQEAQEEELITVDAVGCFQEEEEEEEEEEEGEEGEEGVEVAKEEGDGAAGKEEAAGVVKAEVEETQEYDPKTIYGSSFVLPVSGFLCRLCNKFFLSEMSARHTHCRTHTHFLNLQSFTAGGAGEDAPS; this is encoded by the exons ATGGTCAAACAGCAGAGGAGAACGGACAG GAGTTTTGATCCGGCTGCAGGGAGCAGCGTGCCGCGGGTTCGATTCCCCGCCGCCTGCCCGGTTCCCAGGAGAAGCTCCGGCACCAccgaagaagagagaggagaccCGGGAGCAGCTAGAGGTTCAGCAGAGACTAAGAGGCCCAGACTAGAGGGGGG aacgGAGGAGGCTCCGGCCATTAGAGAGAGAGCCCCGGGGTCATGTGATCAGCCGGGAGGGGAGAGCTGCTCCCCTGCAG ATGGAGTTTCCTGCAGACCGTCTCCTCCGGACCAGCAGGGCGCAGCAGAGCTCAGCGAG ctgcaGGGTGTGAGGTCACTAAAGGTCACGATCCAGCAGCGCAGTGAGAGCCGAGcgttcagacagacagacgggtcggcagagagacagacagacggactcCGCTGTCACGTCTGTCGCCTCACCTGTCGCTCTCTGGAG gtgTTTCAGGAACACATGGCGGGATCAGAGCACCTGAAGAAGCTGAAGGAGATGACACACTCCATCagcctcaacacacacacactgcaggacag GGGGCGTCGGCCCGACTCTCAGCGTTGGTGCAACGCCTGTCAGACTCACTTCAGCGGTGATGTCGTCATCCATCGACGGACCAAACAACACAAG acgtGTAAGCAGCTGTGCAGGCCCTTCTGTCCGGTGTGTAAATGTCCCTTCAGGACTCCTCGCAAGTTTGTGGAGCACATGAAGTCTGCAGAGCACAAGGAGCA GGTGCaggtgcagctgcaggaggcgcaggaggaggagctgatcACTGTGGACGCTGTGGGCTGCttccaggaggaggaggaggaggaggaggaggaggaggagggggaggagggggaggagggggtagAAGTAGCTAAAGAAGAAGGAGATGGTGCTgcaggaaaagaagaagcagcaggagtAGTGAAAGCAGAGGTTGAG gAAACTCAGGAATATGACCCTAAAACCATATATG gaAGTAGTTTTGTGCTTCCTGTTTCTGGCTTCCTGTGTCGACTGTGTAACAAGTTCTTCCTCAGCGAGATGTCAGctcgacacacacactgcaggacgcacacacacttcctcaaCCTGCAG agcttCACAGCGGGGGGGGCAGGTGAGGACGCTCCCTCCTGA
- the ciz1b gene encoding cdkn1a interacting zinc finger protein 1b isoform X2: MVKQQRRTDRSFDPAAGSSVPRVRFPAACPVPRRSSGTTEEERGDPGAARGSAETKRPRLEGGTEEAPAIRERAPGSCDQPGGESCSPADGVSCRPSPPDQQGAAELSELQGVRSLKVTIQQRSESRAFRQTDGSAERQTDGLRCHVCRLTCRSLEVFQEHMAGSEHLKKLKEMTHSISLNTHTLQDRGRRPDSQRWCNACQTHFSGDVVIHRRTKQHKTCKQLCRPFCPVCKCPFRTPRKFVEHMKSAEHKEQVQLQEAQEEELITVDAVGCFQEEEEEEEEEEEGEEGEEGVEVAKEEGDGAAGKEEAAGVVKAEVEETQEYDPKTIYGSSFVLPVSGFLCRLCNKFFLSEMSARHTHCRTHTHFLNLQSFTAGGAGEDAPS; this comes from the exons ATGGTCAAACAGCAGAGGAGAACGGACAG GAGTTTTGATCCGGCTGCAGGGAGCAGCGTGCCGCGGGTTCGATTCCCCGCCGCCTGCCCGGTTCCCAGGAGAAGCTCCGGCACCAccgaagaagagagaggagaccCGGGAGCAGCTAGAGGTTCAGCAGAGACTAAGAGGCCCAGACTAGAGGGGGG aacgGAGGAGGCTCCGGCCATTAGAGAGAGAGCCCCGGGGTCATGTGATCAGCCGGGAGGGGAGAGCTGCTCCCCTGCAG ATGGAGTTTCCTGCAGACCGTCTCCTCCGGACCAGCAGGGCGCAGCAGAGCTCAGCGAG ctgcaGGGTGTGAGGTCACTAAAGGTCACGATCCAGCAGCGCAGTGAGAGCCGAGcgttcagacagacagacgggtcggcagagagacagacagacggactcCGCTGTCACGTCTGTCGCCTCACCTGTCGCTCTCTGGAG gtgTTTCAGGAACACATGGCGGGATCAGAGCACCTGAAGAAGCTGAAGGAGATGACACACTCCATCagcctcaacacacacacactgcaggacag GGGGCGTCGGCCCGACTCTCAGCGTTGGTGCAACGCCTGTCAGACTCACTTCAGCGGTGATGTCGTCATCCATCGACGGACCAAACAACACAAG acgtGTAAGCAGCTGTGCAGGCCCTTCTGTCCGGTGTGTAAATGTCCCTTCAGGACTCCTCGCAAGTTTGTGGAGCACATGAAGTCTGCAGAGCACAAGGAGCAG gtgcagctgcaggaggcgcaggaggaggagctgatcACTGTGGACGCTGTGGGCTGCttccaggaggaggaggaggaggaggaggaggaggaggagggggaggagggggaggagggggtagAAGTAGCTAAAGAAGAAGGAGATGGTGCTgcaggaaaagaagaagcagcaggagtAGTGAAAGCAGAGGTTGAG gAAACTCAGGAATATGACCCTAAAACCATATATG gaAGTAGTTTTGTGCTTCCTGTTTCTGGCTTCCTGTGTCGACTGTGTAACAAGTTCTTCCTCAGCGAGATGTCAGctcgacacacacactgcaggacgcacacacacttcctcaaCCTGCAG agcttCACAGCGGGGGGGGCAGGTGAGGACGCTCCCTCCTGA